Proteins from one Clostridium cellulovorans 743B genomic window:
- a CDS encoding phosphodiester glycosidase family protein encodes MNGVKKKKFRMILLTLIALFIVIGMILYLLANRYLIEHAEKVVTVTTSTAVVDENYSSDDWSYGSDSKTIKIQKVVKGSGEDKITYYVADVKVSDATQLASAFAKNEFGTNIIEYTSEIAKDQDAIFAINGDYYGFRSDGVVIRNGVLYRNEPARTGLAFFKDGSMKIYDEKEISAQELLDQGVWNTVSFGPALVEDGKVIGDFSKVQIDKNFGNRSIEASNPRTGVGIIDENHFIFVVVDGRSSGYSRGMTLDEVAQLFIDLGCTEAYNLDGGGSSTMYFNGRLVNNPLGKSRERGVSDILYIK; translated from the coding sequence ATGAATGGGGTAAAGAAGAAAAAATTTAGAATGATTTTGTTAACGCTAATAGCACTATTTATTGTTATTGGAATGATTTTATATTTACTAGCTAATAGATATTTAATTGAACATGCTGAAAAAGTGGTAACAGTAACAACTAGTACTGCCGTGGTAGATGAGAATTATTCATCGGATGATTGGAGTTATGGCAGCGACAGTAAAACTATAAAAATTCAAAAAGTAGTAAAAGGTTCTGGAGAAGATAAAATAACTTATTATGTTGCAGATGTTAAAGTTTCAGATGCTACACAATTAGCTTCAGCTTTCGCTAAAAATGAGTTTGGAACTAATATTATTGAATATACTTCAGAAATTGCAAAAGATCAGGATGCAATTTTTGCAATTAATGGAGATTACTACGGGTTTAGATCTGATGGTGTTGTGATACGAAATGGAGTTTTGTATAGAAATGAACCAGCGAGAACAGGACTTGCATTTTTCAAAGATGGTTCTATGAAAATCTATGATGAGAAAGAAATAAGTGCACAGGAGTTACTCGACCAAGGAGTATGGAATACAGTATCTTTCGGACCTGCTTTAGTGGAAGATGGAAAAGTTATTGGAGATTTTTCTAAAGTACAGATAGATAAAAATTTTGGCAATAGGTCTATTGAAGCTTCAAATCCAAGAACTGGAGTAGGTATAATCGATGAGAATCATTTCATATTTGTCGTAGTCGATGGGAGAAGTTCTGGTTACAGTAGAGGGATGACTTTAGATGAAGTTGCACAACTTTTTATAGATTTAGGTTGTACTGAAGCTTATAACCTAGATGGTGGCGGGTCATCAACTATGTATTTTAATGGAAGATTAGTTAATAACCCTCTTGGTAAAAGTAGAGAAAGAGGCGTAAGTGATATTCTTTATATAAAATAA
- a CDS encoding bifunctional glycosyltransferase family 2/GtrA family protein translates to MKIIIPAYEPSEKFLDLIKRIKDLMDMEIIIVDDGSGEKYQEIFKAAEKLGCNVLRHNINLGKGTALKTAFLEVINSGDSEGVVCVDCDGQHSPEDIQNIAKNILNYKDRMILGVRKFVGKVPFRSMIGNKIIRKIFELVTGNYISDTQTGLRGYPSFMLPWLCSIEGERFEYELNLLLKVKESGYKIIEIPIDTIYDGNNKGSHFRPLLDSIRVFIPMIKFSAVSLLSGVLDFVLLLGIEKILGNLFVAVFLSRLCSSLFNYGCNRNLVFNSKGKVNSFVKYYFLVLVVLVCNYVMMSLFTSTLMLPLVLSKVITEAILFLFSYISQRKFVFN, encoded by the coding sequence ATGAAGATCATTATTCCAGCTTATGAACCAAGTGAAAAATTTTTGGATTTAATAAAGAGAATTAAAGATTTAATGGATATGGAAATAATAATTGTAGACGATGGAAGTGGTGAAAAGTATCAAGAAATTTTTAAAGCTGCTGAAAAATTAGGGTGCAATGTACTTAGGCATAATATAAATCTAGGAAAGGGAACTGCTCTTAAAACTGCTTTTCTAGAAGTTATTAATTCAGGAGATTCAGAAGGGGTGGTTTGTGTTGATTGTGATGGACAGCATTCACCAGAAGATATTCAAAATATAGCGAAAAATATTTTGAATTATAAAGATCGTATGATTTTAGGTGTTAGAAAATTTGTTGGTAAAGTGCCTTTTAGAAGTATGATAGGGAATAAGATAATTAGAAAAATTTTCGAATTAGTTACAGGAAATTATATTTCTGATACACAAACTGGATTAAGAGGATATCCTTCATTTATGCTTCCTTGGCTTTGTAGTATTGAAGGTGAACGTTTTGAATATGAACTAAATTTGTTACTTAAGGTGAAGGAATCTGGATATAAAATTATTGAAATTCCTATTGATACTATTTATGATGGCAACAATAAAGGGTCTCATTTTAGGCCACTGTTAGATTCCATTCGTGTATTTATTCCTATGATAAAGTTTAGTGCTGTTTCACTTCTTTCTGGGGTATTGGATTTTGTATTATTATTAGGAATAGAAAAAATTCTTGGGAATCTGTTTGTTGCTGTGTTCTTATCAAGATTATGTAGCTCACTATTTAATTATGGTTGTAACCGCAATCTCGTTTTCAATAGTAAAGGAAAAGTAAACTCTTTTGTAAAATATTATTTTCTTGTGCTAGTAGTTCTTGTATGTAACTATGTTATGATGTCCTTGTTTACATCAACTCTTATGTTACCATTGGTATTATCGAAGGTAATTACAGAAGCAATCTTATTTTTATTTAGCTACATTA
- a CDS encoding YukJ family protein yields the protein MSIVAINPYGVLKGKIMNIRPADTDDKTPHYEVHIKGNNEDYRIAINIASREWPSEVLYLVGEDFHSEQLDMLPTLSEGFKRIHDRHDELAIDYIRGGLFAPSKMIDLPASAAGANNELNEKVNKYFLEAKEKGAMVYAFGEKYEHEKRGDEYFGFSPNRGIHDLHMNQGNHTEYQKDDGIWQDGAVLIHFEAENRWVGMFIAFQSQSWSTDDRGRVERPVNRCNHKTVREYIATPH from the coding sequence ATGAGTATAGTGGCAATAAATCCATATGGCGTTTTGAAGGGTAAAATTATGAATATACGACCAGCTGATACCGATGATAAAACTCCTCATTATGAAGTTCATATCAAAGGAAATAATGAAGATTATAGAATAGCAATTAATATTGCATCTAGAGAGTGGCCATCAGAAGTTTTATATTTGGTTGGCGAGGATTTTCATTCTGAACAATTAGATATGTTGCCAACATTATCAGAAGGATTTAAAAGAATTCACGATAGACATGATGAATTAGCAATAGATTATATAAGAGGTGGATTATTTGCCCCTTCAAAAATGATTGATCTGCCTGCATCAGCAGCTGGAGCAAATAATGAATTAAATGAAAAAGTTAATAAATATTTTTTAGAAGCAAAAGAAAAAGGTGCAATGGTGTATGCCTTTGGAGAAAAATATGAGCATGAAAAACGTGGCGATGAATACTTTGGATTTTCTCCAAACAGAGGTATCCATGACCTTCACATGAATCAAGGAAATCATACAGAATATCAAAAGGATGATGGTATTTGGCAAGATGGTGCAGTTCTTATACATTTTGAAGCAGAAAATCGTTGGGTAGGAATGTTCATAGCCTTCCAATCTCAATCCTGGAGTACAGATGATAGAGGCCGTGTTGAACGACCTGTAAATAGATGTAATCACAAAACAGTACGTGAGTATATAGCAACACCTCATTAG
- the glmS gene encoding glutamine--fructose-6-phosphate transaminase (isomerizing), with product MCGIVGYIGKKQTSSILINGLSKLEYRGYDSAGIAVLDENGKMNVSKSKGRLANLEGKLKEMPLNGTIGIGHTRWATHGEPSDINSHPHTNSNNTISVVHNGIIENYLHLREWLTSKGYTFISETDTEVVPNLIDYFYKGDLLDAVMMATTKIEGSYALGVVCINEPDKIVAVRKDSPLIAGIGEGEFYIASDVPAILNYTRDVYYLNDKEFVVLSKNGIEIYDAEKQRVNKEVHHVTWNADAAEKGGYEHFMIKEIHEQPKAFRDTLSSRVVPGSPISLDKITLTKEQIENINRVYIVACGTAYHAGVVGKYVIENLARIPVEVDIASEFRYRNPIINDKTLMIVMSQSGETADTLAALREAKAQGARVIAITNVVGSSVSREADDVIYTWAGPEVAVASTKAYTTQLLTMYMIGLFFAENLNTVSSEEIEEIKVDMLKLPELAEEMLTHKEVMQKFAVNTYSHKDMFFLGRGLDYAVAMEGSLKVKEISYIHSEAYAGGELKHGTIALIEEGTIVIALATQSDLFEKMVSNIREVTTRGAKVLGFAAEGNTEIEKTVGSAMYIPKVKDILLPVLTVIPLQLLAYYIAVQRGCDVDKPRNLAKSVTVE from the coding sequence ATGTGTGGTATAGTAGGCTATATCGGAAAAAAACAAACTTCTTCAATTTTAATCAATGGACTAAGCAAGCTTGAATACAGAGGATATGATTCAGCGGGTATTGCGGTTCTGGACGAAAATGGAAAGATGAATGTCAGTAAGAGCAAAGGTAGACTTGCAAATTTAGAGGGAAAATTAAAGGAAATGCCTTTAAATGGAACAATTGGAATTGGCCATACAAGATGGGCAACTCATGGTGAGCCATCGGATATAAATTCACATCCACATACAAATAGTAATAATACAATTAGTGTAGTTCACAATGGTATTATTGAAAACTATTTGCACCTAAGAGAATGGTTAACTTCTAAGGGATATACTTTTATTTCAGAAACAGATACAGAGGTTGTTCCTAATCTTATTGATTATTTTTATAAAGGTGATTTATTAGATGCAGTAATGATGGCTACTACAAAAATTGAAGGAAGTTACGCACTAGGGGTAGTATGCATCAATGAACCAGATAAAATTGTAGCAGTTAGAAAAGACAGCCCACTTATTGCAGGAATCGGAGAAGGTGAATTCTATATTGCTTCAGATGTTCCAGCAATATTAAATTATACGAGAGATGTTTACTATTTAAATGATAAAGAATTTGTAGTACTTTCAAAAAACGGCATAGAAATATATGATGCTGAAAAACAAAGAGTTAATAAGGAAGTTCATCATGTAACTTGGAATGCTGATGCAGCAGAAAAGGGTGGATATGAACATTTCATGATCAAAGAAATACATGAGCAACCTAAAGCTTTTAGAGATACTTTATCATCCAGAGTTGTTCCAGGTAGCCCAATTAGTTTAGATAAGATAACTCTTACTAAAGAACAAATTGAAAATATTAACAGAGTATATATAGTAGCATGCGGAACTGCATATCATGCTGGGGTTGTAGGTAAATATGTAATTGAAAATCTCGCAAGAATACCAGTTGAAGTTGATATCGCATCTGAATTTAGATACAGAAATCCAATTATAAACGATAAAACATTAATGATAGTAATGAGTCAATCTGGTGAGACAGCAGATACTTTAGCCGCACTTAGAGAGGCAAAAGCACAAGGGGCTAGAGTTATTGCAATCACTAATGTGGTTGGTAGTTCAGTATCAAGAGAAGCTGATGACGTTATTTATACTTGGGCAGGACCAGAGGTTGCAGTTGCATCAACTAAAGCTTATACTACTCAATTATTAACAATGTATATGATAGGATTATTCTTCGCTGAAAACTTAAACACAGTTTCTTCGGAAGAAATTGAAGAAATTAAGGTAGACATGCTCAAGTTACCAGAATTGGCAGAAGAAATGTTAACGCATAAAGAAGTAATGCAAAAGTTTGCTGTAAATACTTATTCTCACAAAGATATGTTCTTCTTAGGAAGAGGATTAGATTATGCTGTTGCTATGGAAGGATCTTTAAAAGTAAAGGAAATATCTTATATTCATTCAGAAGCATATGCTGGCGGAGAATTAAAACATGGAACAATAGCGTTAATTGAAGAAGGAACAATAGTTATTGCACTTGCTACCCAAAGTGATTTATTTGAAAAAATGGTTAGTAATATTAGAGAAGTAACAACTAGAGGTGCTAAAGTTCTAGGATTTGCAGCTGAAGGAAATACGGAAATTGAAAAGACTGTTGGTTCTGCAATGTATATTCCAAAGGTTAAAGATATATTATTACCAGTATTAACAGTAATTCCGTTACAATTATTAGCATATTATATTGCAGTACAAAGAGGATGCGATGTTGATAAGCCAAGGAATCTGGCAAAATCCGTTACTGTTGAATAA
- the adhE gene encoding bifunctional acetaldehyde-CoA/alcohol dehydrogenase, which translates to MKVTNVEQLKKRIAQIREAQRKFAEFSQEQVDKIFREAAMAALNERISLAKLAVEETRMGVFEDKVIKNHLASEYVYNKYKNEKTCGVLETDDAFGITKVAEPIGVVAAIVPTTNPTSTAIFKSLIALKTRNGIIFSPHPRAKKSTIAAAKIVLDAAVKAGAPEGIIGWIDEPSIELSQIVMQEADITLATGGSALVKAAYSSGKPALGVGAGNTPVIIDETAHIKMAVNSILLSKTFDNGVICASEQAIVVIDKIYDEVKNEFIERGAYFLKDDELDKVRKTIMINGAVNPDIVGQTAYKIAQLAGIEVSEATKVLIGEVELIGPEEPLSHEKLSPVLAMYKVRSFDEALQKTTKLLAYGGMGHTSVLYTDELLCKDRIESFGAAMKTSRTFINMPASHGAAGDTYNFKVPPSFTLGCGSWGGNSVSENVGVKHLLNVKSVARRRENMLWFKVPEKIYFKYGCLGMALEELKDMEKKKAFIVTDKVLYDLGVLDNVTKVLDKIGVDYRIFYDVQPDPTLESARKGAKEMINFEPDTIIAVGGGSPMDAAKIMWVLYEQPDVAFEDLAMIFMDIRKRIYNMPKIGKKATFVAVPTSAGTGSEVTPFAVITDEKTGVKYPLADYQLTPGMAIIDAELMMNMPKGLTAASGIDALTHAIEAYVSVLASDYTNGLALEAARLIFKYLPLAYTEGRTNIKAREKMAHASTIAGMAFANAFLGVCHSMAHKLGAEHHVPHGTANALLINEVIRFNSVEDPRKQAAFPQYKYPNAKSRYAKMADYLQLGGGTEDEKIEALINAIDQLKLKLNLPMTIKEAGVSEKKFYASLDKMSELSFDDLCTGANPRYPLISEIKKMFINVFDNTQETVIREE; encoded by the coding sequence ATGAAAGTTACTAACGTTGAACAGTTAAAAAAAAGGATTGCGCAAATAAGAGAGGCTCAAAGGAAATTTGCCGAGTTTTCACAAGAACAAGTTGATAAAATCTTTAGAGAAGCAGCTATGGCTGCTCTAAATGAAAGAATATCCTTAGCAAAGCTGGCAGTTGAAGAAACTCGCATGGGAGTATTTGAGGACAAAGTTATTAAAAATCATTTAGCATCAGAATATGTTTACAATAAGTATAAAAATGAAAAAACTTGTGGAGTTTTAGAAACAGATGATGCTTTTGGTATTACAAAGGTAGCTGAACCAATTGGAGTTGTTGCTGCAATAGTTCCAACTACAAACCCAACTTCAACAGCGATATTTAAATCTTTGATTGCATTAAAAACTAGAAACGGTATAATTTTTTCTCCACATCCTAGGGCAAAGAAATCAACTATAGCGGCAGCTAAAATAGTTCTTGATGCAGCGGTTAAAGCTGGAGCACCAGAAGGAATAATAGGATGGATCGATGAACCATCAATTGAACTTTCACAAATTGTAATGCAAGAAGCAGATATTACTTTAGCAACAGGGGGATCAGCCTTAGTTAAGGCTGCATACTCATCTGGCAAACCGGCACTTGGAGTTGGTGCAGGTAACACGCCAGTAATAATTGATGAAACGGCTCATATTAAAATGGCAGTTAACTCAATACTTCTTTCAAAAACTTTTGATAATGGCGTCATTTGTGCATCAGAGCAGGCCATTGTTGTAATAGATAAAATTTATGATGAGGTTAAAAATGAGTTTATAGAAAGAGGGGCATATTTTTTAAAGGATGATGAATTAGATAAAGTTAGAAAAACTATAATGATTAATGGTGCTGTTAATCCAGATATTGTTGGTCAAACTGCTTATAAAATAGCTCAATTAGCAGGAATTGAGGTTTCAGAAGCAACTAAGGTCTTAATTGGAGAAGTTGAATTAATAGGGCCAGAAGAACCATTGTCACATGAAAAGTTATCTCCAGTTTTAGCTATGTATAAGGTAAGAAGCTTTGATGAAGCTCTTCAGAAGACTACCAAGCTTTTAGCTTATGGTGGAATGGGACACACTTCTGTTTTATACACTGATGAATTACTATGTAAGGATAGAATTGAAAGTTTTGGCGCAGCGATGAAAACCTCAAGAACTTTTATAAATATGCCAGCTTCACATGGTGCTGCAGGTGATACTTATAACTTTAAAGTTCCTCCATCATTTACGCTAGGTTGTGGTTCTTGGGGCGGAAACTCAGTATCAGAAAATGTTGGAGTTAAACACTTGTTAAATGTTAAGAGTGTAGCTAGAAGGAGAGAAAATATGCTTTGGTTTAAGGTGCCAGAAAAGATTTACTTTAAGTATGGTTGTTTGGGGATGGCTCTTGAAGAACTAAAAGATATGGAAAAGAAGAAGGCATTTATTGTAACAGATAAGGTTTTATATGACTTAGGCGTTCTCGATAATGTAACAAAAGTATTAGACAAAATAGGTGTTGATTATAGAATATTCTACGATGTACAGCCAGATCCAACACTTGAAAGTGCGAGAAAAGGTGCGAAAGAAATGATTAACTTTGAACCTGATACAATAATAGCAGTTGGTGGAGGGTCACCAATGGATGCAGCTAAAATTATGTGGGTTCTTTACGAACAACCTGATGTAGCCTTTGAAGATTTAGCAATGATTTTTATGGACATTAGAAAGAGGATATACAATATGCCTAAGATTGGTAAGAAAGCTACTTTTGTCGCTGTACCAACTTCAGCAGGTACAGGTTCAGAAGTTACACCGTTCGCAGTTATCACAGATGAAAAGACTGGAGTGAAGTATCCATTAGCAGATTATCAATTAACTCCAGGTATGGCTATAATTGATGCTGAATTAATGATGAATATGCCAAAAGGTCTAACTGCTGCATCAGGTATAGATGCGTTAACACATGCAATTGAAGCTTATGTATCAGTTCTTGCATCCGACTATACTAATGGCTTAGCTTTAGAAGCAGCAAGATTAATTTTTAAATATTTACCGTTAGCATACACTGAAGGAAGAACCAATATAAAAGCTAGAGAAAAAATGGCTCATGCTTCAACAATAGCAGGTATGGCATTTGCTAACGCATTTCTTGGAGTATGCCACTCTATGGCACATAAATTAGGAGCAGAACACCATGTGCCACATGGAACTGCAAATGCATTACTAATAAATGAAGTAATCAGGTTTAATTCAGTAGAAGATCCAAGAAAGCAAGCTGCTTTCCCACAGTACAAGTATCCAAATGCTAAATCAAGATATGCAAAAATGGCTGACTACCTACAATTAGGTGGAGGAACGGAAGATGAAAAGATTGAAGCATTAATAAACGCCATTGATCAATTAAAGTTAAAATTAAATCTTCCAATGACCATTAAAGAAGCTGGAGTTTCAGAGAAGAAGTTCTATGCATCTTTAGATAAAATGTCAGAATTATCTTTTGATGATTTATGTACAGGAGCAAATCCAAGATATCCATTGATAAGTGAAATAAAGAAAATGTTTATTAATGTTTTTGATAATACACAAGAGACAGTGATAAGAGAAGAGTAA
- a CDS encoding PTS mannitol transporter subunit IICB: MQNVSGRTKASGKERIQKFGNFLSSMVIPNIGAFIAWGLITALFIPKGWYPNEYFEKLVGPMITYLLPLLIGYTGGNIVYGKRGGVVGAIATAGVVVGASMPMFLGAMVMGPFGGYLIKKFDKLVDGKVPTGFEMLVSNFSSGILGGGLSLLAYSVIEPVVSGISTGLGNAAQAITNAGLLPLIAFVVEPAKVLFLNNAINHGVFSPLAVQQVQEVGKSIFFLLEPNPGPGLGILLAYMFYSKGTAKQSSPGAIIIHFLGGIHEIYFPYVLMKPALILAVIAGGVAGNLTFVATGAGLVASPSPGSIVALIAMAPKGGLLPVLAGVAVATVASFLVAALIIKRNPESQEDLEEAQSKVKAMKAESKGQTLAKTEISKSDISLIVFACDAGMGSSAMGESILKKALKDAGITNIDVKHSPVDDIPKTADVVFTQESLVERAKKSASSDATIITVKNFLDRAKYVEFIDGLK, encoded by the coding sequence ATGCAAAATGTTTCAGGAAGAACTAAAGCATCAGGCAAAGAAAGAATTCAAAAGTTCGGTAATTTTTTAAGTAGTATGGTAATCCCTAACATTGGAGCTTTTATAGCTTGGGGATTAATAACAGCATTATTTATTCCGAAGGGGTGGTATCCAAACGAATATTTTGAAAAACTAGTTGGACCAATGATAACTTATTTATTACCACTTCTTATTGGTTATACAGGCGGTAATATCGTATATGGTAAAAGAGGCGGTGTTGTAGGTGCTATAGCAACAGCAGGTGTTGTAGTAGGAGCGTCAATGCCAATGTTCCTTGGTGCAATGGTTATGGGACCATTTGGAGGATATTTAATCAAGAAATTTGATAAATTAGTTGATGGAAAAGTTCCAACAGGCTTTGAGATGTTAGTTAGCAATTTTTCATCAGGTATATTAGGCGGTGGTTTATCACTATTAGCTTATTCAGTTATTGAACCAGTAGTATCAGGTATTTCAACTGGCCTTGGTAATGCAGCACAAGCAATAACAAATGCAGGGTTATTACCTTTAATAGCTTTTGTAGTTGAACCAGCTAAAGTTTTATTCTTGAACAATGCAATAAACCATGGAGTATTCTCACCACTTGCAGTACAACAAGTACAAGAAGTAGGTAAATCAATTTTCTTCTTACTTGAACCAAACCCAGGTCCGGGACTTGGAATATTATTAGCTTATATGTTTTATAGTAAAGGTACAGCAAAGCAATCATCCCCAGGTGCAATAATCATCCATTTCCTAGGTGGTATACACGAAATATATTTCCCATATGTGCTAATGAAACCAGCATTAATATTAGCAGTTATAGCTGGTGGAGTAGCTGGAAATTTAACTTTTGTAGCAACAGGAGCAGGGTTAGTAGCATCACCTTCTCCAGGAAGTATAGTTGCATTAATAGCAATGGCACCAAAAGGTGGGCTTTTACCAGTACTTGCAGGGGTAGCGGTAGCAACAGTTGCTTCATTCTTAGTAGCAGCATTAATTATTAAGAGAAATCCTGAATCACAAGAAGATTTAGAAGAAGCACAATCAAAAGTAAAAGCAATGAAGGCAGAAAGTAAAGGTCAAACTTTAGCAAAAACAGAAATTTCAAAATCAGATATAAGCTTAATCGTGTTTGCTTGTGATGCTGGTATGGGATCATCAGCGATGGGAGAATCTATTCTTAAAAAGGCATTAAAAGATGCAGGAATCACTAATATTGATGTAAAGCATTCACCAGTTGACGATATACCAAAAACTGCTGATGTAGTATTTACACAAGAAAGTTTAGTTGAAAGAGCAAAAAAATCAGCTTCTAGTGATGCGACTATAATCACTGTTAAGAACTTCTTAGATCGTGCTAAATACGTTGAATTTATTGATGGATTAAAATAA